The Stomoxys calcitrans chromosome 3, idStoCalc2.1, whole genome shotgun sequence genome includes a region encoding these proteins:
- the LOC106082855 gene encoding uncharacterized protein LOC106082855 — protein MGSRTSKIQDIDIDSMDPRSPSGCSRTPIQVPQSIPLVATDLKSNSENPLEVLRKRFFKGFTYNINDPRSPSLNLNRTPLIFEDSLERTLNLDDTFANLFASNNVLSVLPAGDCDDIEMAESSKSLPQPVQSAITPTSPTCDQKIDPRSPSIGIERTPIIFNDDDASEEFILENILSTLTLNLNESNKSNSIVSLSATEIQVPADEKKEATRRPTNRPLDRVRHGKKANAKSLSRRQKRVFCQRIYEDSENLSSTPHLKATNTNVDSPKGKRTPLGCIRNSSQARSRSVETAIRATKTPLRLQSFDDTLNPKENTKVSGINIISQDSVVL, from the exons ATGGGATCCAGAACAAGTAAAATacaagatatagatatagacaGCATGGACCCACGCTCTCCCAGCGGTTGCAGTAGAACACCCATACAA gttcCTCAAAGTATTCCGCTTGTGGCGACTGACTTGAAATCAAACTCTGAAAACCCTTTGGAGGTTCTGCGTAAACGATTCTTTAAAGGTTTTACGTATAATATTAATGATCCGAGATCTCCCAGCCTCAATTTGAACAGAACTCCATTGATTTTTGAAGACTCCCTCGAGAGAACATTGAATCTGGATGACACTTTTGCCAATTTATTTGCTAGTAATAATGTTCTTAGTGTACTGCCCGCTGGTGACTGTGATGATATCGAAATGGCAGAGAGCAGTAAATCATTGCCGCAACCAGTTCAGAGTGCGATAACACCTACGTCTCCGACCTGTGATCAAAAAATTGATCCTCGTTCGCCTTCTATAGGTATCGAACGTACACCAATTATTTTCAATGATGACGATGCAAGCGAGGAATTCATTCTCGAAAATATTTTATCAACTTTAACGCTAAACCTGAACGAAAGTAATAAGAGCAACAGTATTGTCTCGCTGAGTGCTACAGAAATTCAAGTTCCTGCTGATGAAAAGAAAGAAGCTACTCGTAGGCCTACGAATAGGCCACTAGATCGTGTTAGACACGGCAAAAAGGCAAATGCCAAAAGTCTTAGCCGTAGACAAAAACGGGTGTTTTGTCAGAGGATTTACGAAGACAGTGAAAACCTGTCATCTACTCCTCATTTGAAAGCGACCAATACAAATGTTGATTCCCCAAAAGGGAAACGCACGCCGTTGGGTTGCATCAGAAATAGCTCTCAAGCACGATCCCGGTCGGTAGAAACTGCAATACGTGCGACGAAAACACCTTTACGCCTACAAAGTTTTGATGATACTTTGAATCCTAAAGAGAACACCAAGGTTTCAGGTATCAACATTATATCACAGGATTCTGTAGTACTTTAA